The Humulus lupulus chromosome 3, drHumLupu1.1, whole genome shotgun sequence genome window below encodes:
- the LOC133823528 gene encoding myosin-binding protein 7, whose amino-acid sequence MDLEAFPSSRDLVKCCNCGCSCSSISGTSGPWFRSVKRKYDEVEENKPFFIPGFEPLSVARVQVENECAALREMVGNQQQTIQDLYTELEEERNASSSAANEAMSMILRLQREKAEIQMEARQFKRFAEEKMAHDQQEFMAIEDLLYKREQVIQSLSCEVQAYKHRMMSYGLTEAEAEGEKGNDNMMEFDSQNEIPMFEYPPLRCNLNENLGSLEVDDDDVADVEKHAFGETPRGRDHLKNLEHRIHQMERCPSNNQLEGDFAGSKNILEKVIVGHSPRRSRHSRKYSNDSPSFSGMVREAGTDFNTESPRFNVSFKKTEYVSHAEEYSTRNADYGSEIGDDMSDRVYTIDSIHNGVPYNGYAEVKAGVGIGEDNITTPRGSYNQGDIGDPEIKKLYMRLQALEADRESMRQAILSIGTDKAQLVLLKEIAQQLCKDVSPSRQITVKKPSILGSFSFMSVFKWIISFVFWKRKARRSKYMFGLSANSMGLLMLLEKGPRTRHWRCLTSTQV is encoded by the exons ATGGATTTGGAAGCGTTTCCATCTTCAAGGGACTTGGTGAAATGTTGTAATTGTGGTTGTAGTTGTTCCTCGATTAGTGGTACTTCAGGGCCTTGGTTTAGGTCTGTGAAGAGAAAATATGACGAGGTTGAGGAAAATAAGCCATTCTTCATACCAGGCTTCGAACCTTTATCGGTTGCTCGGGTCCAAGTTGAGAATGAATGTGCTGCACTACGAGAGATGGTTGGTAACCAGCAGCAAACGATACAGGATTTATATACAGAATTAGAagaggagagaaatgcttcctcgTCAGCTGCAAATGAAGCCATGTCTATGATACTCAGGCTACAGAGGGAGAAGGCTGAAATCCAAATGGAGGCCCGGCAATTTAAGCGTTTTGCTGAGGAGAAAATGGCACATGACCAACAAGAGTTTATGGCAATAGAAGACCTGTTGTACAAGAGAGAGCAGGTCATTCAATCACTCTCATGTGAAGTGCAGGCCTATAAGCATAGGATGATGAGTTATGGGCTCACAGAGGCAGAGGCTGAGGGTGAGAAGGGTAATGACAACATGATGGAATTTGACTCACAAAACGAGATTCCAATGTTTGAATACCCACCTTTGAGATGCAATCTCAATGAGAACCTAGGTTCTTTGGAGGTTGATGACGACGATGTTGCAGATGTTGAAAAACACGCATTTGGTGAAACACCTCGTGGTAGAGATCACTTGAAAAATTTAGAGCATAGGATTCACCAGATGGAGAGATGTCCAAGTAATAATCAATTGGAAGGGGATTTTGCAGGTTCTAAGAACATTTTAGAAAAGGTGATAGTTGGCCACTCTCCTAGGCGGTCAAGACATTCCAGGAAATACTCAAATGATTCACCTTCATTTTCAGGTATGGTCAGAGAAGCGGGCACAGATTTCAACACTGAATCTCCAAGGTTCAATGTTAGTTTCAAGAAGACAGAGTATGTTTCACACGCAGAGGAGTACAGCACAAGAAATGCAGATTATGGATCAGAGATTGGAGACGACATGAGCGACAGGGTTTATACCATTGACTCAATCCATAATGGGGTGCCTTACAATGGTTATGCGGAGGTTAAAGCTGGAGTTGGGATTGGTGAGGATAACATAACCACTCCAAGAGGATCTTATAATCAAGGTGATATTGGAGATCCTGAAATCAAGAAGCTCTATATGAGGCTCCAGGCACTTGAGGCTGACAGGGAATCAATGAGGCAAGCAATTCTTTCAATTGGAACAGATAAAGCTCAACTAGTGTTACTGAAAGAAATAGCACAACAGTTGTGCAAGGATGTGTCACCCTCAAGACAAATTACTGTTAAAAAGCCATCTATTCTTGGAAGCTTTTCCTTCATGTCTGTTTTCAAG TGGatcatttcctttgttttctgGAAGAGGAAAGCTCGCCGAAGCAA ATACATGTTTGGGTTATCAGCCAACAGTATGGGTTTGCTGATGCTTCTGGAAAAAGGGCCCCGCACAAGGCATTGGAGATGTCTTACAAGCACTCAAGTGTAA